CGCGCAGTCCCGGCGGAACGCGACCGGCGCCGCGCGCGAACAGGCGTGACCAGAAGCCAGCGCTCACGGTCGGCGTAGTATGCCACGGTCGCCGGCGCGCGCGCCGATCAGTCGGCGAATGCCGATGGCGGCGGACACGCGCACATCAGATTGCGATCGCCGTACGCATTGTCGATGCGGGACACGGGTGGCCAAAACTTGTGATCGCGCGTCCACGGCGCCGGGAACGCCGCCTGCTCGCGCCGGTACGCGTGCGGCCACTCGGTCGCCGCGACGTCGCCGGCGGTGTGCGGCGCGCACTTGAGCGGGTTATCGCCGGCCGGTAGGTCGCCGCGCTCGATCGCGCGGATCTCGTCGCGGATGGCGATCAGCGCGTCGCAAAAGCGATCGAGTTCCGCGCGCGACTCGGACTCGGTCGGCTCGATCATGAGAGTGCCGGCGACCGGCCACGACATCGTCGGCGCGTGGAAGCCGAAGTCCATCAGCCGCTTGGCGATGTCCTCGACCTCGACGCCGGCGGACTTTTTGAACGGCCGGCAATCGACGACGAACTCGTGGGCGACGCGCCCGCCCTCGCCACAATACAGCACGTCGTAGTGGCCGCGCAGTCGGGCCGCCATGTAGTTGGCGTTGAGGATCGCGACCTGCGACGCGCGCGCCAGCCCGTCGGGGCCCATCATGCGGATGTACATCCACGAAATCGGCAGGATGCTCGGGCTGCCGAAGCGAGCGGCCGCGACCGGCCAATCGCGCGCCGACGCGTCGAGCGGATCGCCCGGCAGGTACGGCGCCAGGTGCGCCGCGGCGGCGATCGGCCCCATGCCGGGGCCGCCGCCGCCGTGCGGAATGCAGAACGTCTTGTGTAGGTTCACGTGGCAGACGTCGGCGCCGTAGTCGCCGGGCCGGCACAGGCCGACCTGCGCGTTGAGGTTCGCGCCGTCGAGGTAGACCTGCCCGCCGCGCTCGTGGACCGCGTCGCAGATCGCGCGGATGCTCGCCTCGAACACGCCGTGGGTCGACGGGTAGGTGACCATCAGCGCGCCGAGCGCGTCGGCGTGCGCGTCGGCCTTGGCGCACAGATCGGCCACGTCGATGTTGCCGCGGTCGTCGCACGCGACCGGCACCACGCGGAAGCCGGCCATCACGGCGCTCGCCGGGTTGGTGCCGTGCGCCGACGTCGGGATCAGGCACACGTCGCGGCCGCCGTCGCCCCGCGCATCCAGGTAGCGGCGGATCGCGAGCAATCCGGCGTATTCGCCCTGCGACCCGGCGTTCGGCTGCAGCGACACCGCCGGCAGCCCGGTGATCTCCGCGAGCCACGCCGCGAGTTGGTCGATCAGCTCGCGGTAGCCCCCCGCCTGCTCCGCCGGAGCGTGCGGGTGCAGGCTCGCGAACTCCGGCCACGTGATCGGGACCATCTCGGCCGCTGCGTTGAGCTTCATCGTGCACGAGCCGAGCGGGATCATCGACGTCGTGAGCGACAGGTCGCGCGCCTGCAGCCGGTGCAGGTAGCGCAACATCTCGTGCTCGGTGTGGTAGCGGTGAAAGCACGGATGGTCGAGGTAGCCGCTGGTGCGCGCAAACGGCGCGGCGTACGCGGCGTCGACGCCGTCGACGAGTTCGTCGACCGCGGGCGCGGCGCGGTCGCCGGCGAACGCGGCCAGCAGGTCTTCGACGTCGCGCCGGCCCGTCGTCTCGTCGAGCGACACGCCGACCGAGCCGTCGCCGAAGTCGCGCAGGTTCATCTGCCGCGCCGCGGCGCGCGCCAGCACGTGTGCCGCCTCGCCGGCGGGCAGTCGCACGCGCAACGTGTCGAACACGTCGCCGCTGCCCACGTCGAACCCGAGGCGGCGCAACCCCGCGGCGAGCGCGCGCGTCCACCCGCGCACGCGCACAGCGATCCGCCGCAGCCCGTCCGGACCGTGCCAACACGCGTACAGCGCCGCCATGATCGCGAGCAGCACCTGCGCGGTGCAGATGTTGCTGGTCGCGCGGTCGCGGCGGATGTGTTGTTCGCGCGTCTGCAGCGCCAGCCGGTATGCGACGCGCCCGTGCGCGTCCTTCGACACGCCGACCAGGCGGCCGGGGATGTGTCGCTTGTGCTCGTCGCGCGTCGCGAGGAACGCGGCGTGCGGCCCGCCGTAGCCGAGCGGCACGCCGAACCGCTGCGACGACCCCACGGCCACGTCGGCGCCGATGTCGCCGGGCGGCGCCAGCAGCGTGAGTGCGAGCAGGTCGGTCGCCATGACGACGAGCCCGCCGGCCTGGTGGACGCGGTCGCACAGGTCGCGGTAGTCGCGCAGCCGGCCGTCGGTCGCCGGATACTGGACGAGCGCGCCGATCCAGTCGTCGGCGGGCGCCGCCTCGTCGACCGGGCCCACCTCGACCTCGATGCCCAGTGGCCTCGCGCGGGTGCGCACGACCGCGATCGTCTGCGGGTGGCAGTCGTCGGCGACGAAGAAGCGACTGCGGCGATTTCGCAGGATGCGGCGGCACATGGTCATCGCCTCGGCGGCCGCGGTCGCCTCGTCGAGCAGCGATGCGTTGGCCAGCGGCAACCCGGTGAGATCCGCCACCATCGTCTGGAACGACAGCAACACCTCGAGCCGGCCCTGCGAGATCTCGGCCTGGTACGGCGTGTACTGCGTGTACCACCCGGGGTTTTCCAGCACGTTGCGCTGAATGACCGGCGGCGTGATGCAATCGTAGTATCCGCAACCAATGAACGAGCGAAACGCGCGGTTGCGCGCGGCGATCGCGCGCAGCTCGGCCAGCGCGTCGCGCTCGCCGGCCGCTGGCGGCAGATCGAGCGGGCGGCCGAGGCGGATGTCGGCCGGAACGGTCTGGTCGATCAACGCGTCGAGGCTCGGCGCGCCGATGACGCGGAGCATGTCCGCGACGTCGGCGTCGCTCGGGCCGATGTGGCGGCGGGCAAACGAATCGGATGGACCCAGATCTGGCGGCAGCACGCGGCGGACCATACCCGATCGCAACGCGCGCGAAAACGGACGCCGGAGCCGCCGCGCGTCCCCTGCGCCGCGGCCGGTCACCGGCGGCGGCGCAACAGCCACGCCAGCCAGCGTGCGACCCGCGGCGTGAGCCGCGCCCGCTGGTACGCGTCCGCCGCCCGGCCGAGCGCCCTCGCGTACGTCGGATACGGCGCGATCGCGTGGCCGAAATCGGCCAGGCCGCGGCCGTGGGCCATCGCGAACGCGACCGCGGCGATGGTCTCGCCGGCCACCGGCGAGACGGCGGTCGCTCCGAGGATGCGGTCGGAGCCGCGGCGGGTGACCACGCGCAACAAGCCATCCGTCGCTCCATCGGTGCGCGCGCGGTCGACCTCGGCCATCGCCACGTCGTACACGACCGCCGCGATCCCGCGGCTTTCGGCGTCGGCGGCCGTCAGTCCCACGCCCGCCACCTCCGGGTCGGTGTACGTCGCCCACGGCACCACCAACCGGCTCGCGCGCGCGCGGCCGAAGAACAGCGCGTTGCGCAGGACGATGCGAGCCATCGCGTCGGCCGCGTGGGTGTAGCGCAGCGGCGAGCAACAGTCGCCGGCCGCGTAGACTCGCCGGTTGGCCGTGCGCAGCCTGTCGTCCACCGCCACGCCGTGCGGGCCGATCGCGATGCCGGCCGCGGCCAGGTCGAGGTCTTCGACATTGGGCGCCCGGCCGGTCGCCACGAGGATCGCGTCGACGCGCAGCCGCTGGCCGCCGGCCACCAGCGTGCGCGCGGGCTCGACGCGGTCGACGGGCGCGCCCACGAGCACCCGCACGCCGTCGCGCTGGAGCGCCCGCGCGACGATGCCGCCCGCGTCCGGGTCGTCGCGGGGAAGCAGCCGATCGGCCGCCTCGACGAGCACGACCTTCGAACCGAGCCGGGCGAACGCCTGGGCCAGCTCGCACCCGATCGGACCGCCGCCGACGATCGCGAGCCGGCGCGGCAGCTCGTCGAGGTCGAACACGCTGTCGCTCGTCAGGTAGCCCGCCTCGCGCAGGCCTTCGATCGGCGGCACCGCCGGGCGCGCGCCGGTGGCGATGCACGCGCGGGCAAACCGCAGCTCGGCGTCGCCGACCGCGACGCGATCCCGACCCGTGAAGCGCGCCGCGCCGAAGTACACGTCGACCCCGAGATCCCGCAGGCGGTGGGCGCTGTCGTGCTCGGCGACCGCCGCGCGCACGGCGCGCACCCGCGCCAGCGCCGCGGCGAACGCGGCGGCCGGATCGGCCGGTGGCGCCGCCGCGGCCGCTCGCGCGATCGCGATCAGCGCCTTGCTCGGCACGCAGCCCGTGTTGAGGCAGTCGCCGCCGAGCCGGTCGCGCTCGACCAGCGCGACGCGCGCGCCCAGACCCGCCGCCCCGACCGCGGCCACCAGGCCCGCCGTGCCGCCGCCGATCACGACGAGGTTGTAGCGCCCGCGCGGCCGCGGGTTTTCCCAACCGGGCGGGCGGACGTGCGCGGCGAGTTCGTCGTCGGCCGGATCGTCGCGGCGCATGCCGACCAGAGTCGCCGGCCGCGGCAAACGTTACGCCGTACGCGACCCGCGGTAGCCCGCCGCGCCGCAGGCGGCGCGGCCCACATCGCCCGACACGCGGGCGGCGTGGCCGGCGTGCCACACCCCGTCTATACTCGACTCTATGCGCGGCAAGCTTCGCTTCAACGCCGTCGCGGTCGGCGCGGCCCTCGTGGCCGCGCTGCTGCTGTCGGTGTTTCGCCCATCCCCCGAGGGGATGCTTACGCTGGGCCTCGGGGAGCGCGCGGCCCGCGCCGCCCCCGGCCAGCTCGCCCTCGCGGACACCGACGGCCGGCACCACGATCTCACCGCCCTGCGCGTGTTCAACCGGGTGCTGGTCCGCGTGCGCTCGGCCTACGTGGACACCCGCCGCATCGACCCGCGCAAGATGATGTACGCGGCGCTCGACTCGGTGCAGCTCAACGTGCCCGAGGTGTTGGTCGAGGAGCACCCCGAGCGCGACGAAGTCGTCGTCGTCGTCAACGACAAGCGCCACGCGTTCAGCGTGGCCGACGTCGACTCGCCGTGGCGGCTGTCGGCGCGGCTCAAGGACGTGTTCCGGTTCATCCAGGACAACATGAATCCGGGGGCGGATCTGGCGCAGGTCGAGTATTCGGCGGTCAACGGCATGCTGTCGACCCTCGATCCGCACTCGGTCCTGCTCGACCCGGACGCGGCCAAGGAGATGGACGTGAGCACCTCCGGCCACTTCGGTGGCCTCGGCATCGTCATCGGTATGCGGAAAGGCAAGCTCACGGTCATCCGGCCGATGCCCGGCACGCCGGCGGCGCGCGCCGGCATCCGCGCCGGCGA
This genomic window from Deltaproteobacteria bacterium contains:
- the gcvP gene encoding glycine dehydrogenase (aminomethyl-transferring); the protein is MVRRVLPPDLGPSDSFARRHIGPSDADVADMLRVIGAPSLDALIDQTVPADIRLGRPLDLPPAAGERDALAELRAIAARNRAFRSFIGCGYYDCITPPVIQRNVLENPGWYTQYTPYQAEISQGRLEVLLSFQTMVADLTGLPLANASLLDEATAAAEAMTMCRRILRNRRSRFFVADDCHPQTIAVVRTRARPLGIEVEVGPVDEAAPADDWIGALVQYPATDGRLRDYRDLCDRVHQAGGLVVMATDLLALTLLAPPGDIGADVAVGSSQRFGVPLGYGGPHAAFLATRDEHKRHIPGRLVGVSKDAHGRVAYRLALQTREQHIRRDRATSNICTAQVLLAIMAALYACWHGPDGLRRIAVRVRGWTRALAAGLRRLGFDVGSGDVFDTLRVRLPAGEAAHVLARAAARQMNLRDFGDGSVGVSLDETTGRRDVEDLLAAFAGDRAAPAVDELVDGVDAAYAAPFARTSGYLDHPCFHRYHTEHEMLRYLHRLQARDLSLTTSMIPLGSCTMKLNAAAEMVPITWPEFASLHPHAPAEQAGGYRELIDQLAAWLAEITGLPAVSLQPNAGSQGEYAGLLAIRRYLDARGDGGRDVCLIPTSAHGTNPASAVMAGFRVVPVACDDRGNIDVADLCAKADAHADALGALMVTYPSTHGVFEASIRAICDAVHERGGQVYLDGANLNAQVGLCRPGDYGADVCHVNLHKTFCIPHGGGGPGMGPIAAAAHLAPYLPGDPLDASARDWPVAAARFGSPSILPISWMYIRMMGPDGLARASQVAILNANYMAARLRGHYDVLYCGEGGRVAHEFVVDCRPFKKSAGVEVEDIAKRLMDFGFHAPTMSWPVAGTLMIEPTESESRAELDRFCDALIAIRDEIRAIERGDLPAGDNPLKCAPHTAGDVAATEWPHAYRREQAAFPAPWTRDHKFWPPVSRIDNAYGDRNLMCACPPPSAFAD
- a CDS encoding FAD-containing oxidoreductase codes for the protein MRRDDPADDELAAHVRPPGWENPRPRGRYNLVVIGGGTAGLVAAVGAAGLGARVALVERDRLGGDCLNTGCVPSKALIAIARAAAAAPPADPAAAFAAALARVRAVRAAVAEHDSAHRLRDLGVDVYFGAARFTGRDRVAVGDAELRFARACIATGARPAVPPIEGLREAGYLTSDSVFDLDELPRRLAIVGGGPIGCELAQAFARLGSKVVLVEAADRLLPRDDPDAGGIVARALQRDGVRVLVGAPVDRVEPARTLVAGGQRLRVDAILVATGRAPNVEDLDLAAAGIAIGPHGVAVDDRLRTANRRVYAAGDCCSPLRYTHAADAMARIVLRNALFFGRARASRLVVPWATYTDPEVAGVGLTAADAESRGIAAVVYDVAMAEVDRARTDGATDGLLRVVTRRGSDRILGATAVSPVAGETIAAVAFAMAHGRGLADFGHAIAPYPTYARALGRAADAYQRARLTPRVARWLAWLLRRRR